The following proteins are co-located in the Eleginops maclovinus isolate JMC-PN-2008 ecotype Puerto Natales chromosome 23, JC_Emac_rtc_rv5, whole genome shotgun sequence genome:
- the enpp6 gene encoding glycerophosphocholine cholinephosphodiesterase ENPP6, with protein MSPAHRPVSPRLTHLLPPLLLLLRVQQCLATRPLLVFLIDGFRYDYMDDLNALPGFRELVSSGVKVDYMTPDFPSLSYPNYYSLMTGRHCDIHQMTGNYMWDEASRKEFVIGTNPDSLMPLWWDGSEPLWVTMQKLGKKVFMYYWPGCEVEILRVRPAFCEKYVYNPSEKNLTDSIENALNVIRSGQAGMSAIYYEKIDVEGHHFGPDSPQVRAAVHQLDLAIQTLNRKIKEKNMVDQLNVMLFSDHGMTKIQWMEKVIELDKFINMSAIAKMMDRGPVVSLWPHHNMHQEVYAALSQVPNMRVYGKEEIPERFHFKGGRFVPPLTLVAEPGWFIAQNKAMLPYWQNDTGEASAWQNGWHGYDNEFLDMRGFFLASGPDFKRNVRAAPIRAVDVYNVMCWTLGVKPLPNNGSWSRVEYFLNGSDGPSKPMTLCCMGLLGILLALWN; from the exons ATGTCCCCGGCACACCGACCTGTCTCCCCGCGCCTtacccacctcctccccccgctgctgctgctgctccggGTGCAGCAGTGCCTCGCGACCCGGCCTCTGCTCGTGTTTCTGATCGACGGGTTCCGCTATGACTACATGGACGACCTGAACGCGCTCCCCGGATTTCGCGAGCTCGTGAGCAGTGGGGTGAAGGTGGACTACATGACCCCCGACTTCCCGAGTCTATCATACCCCAACTACTACTCACTAATGACAG GGCGACACTGTGACATTCATCAGATGACGGGGAACTACATGTGGGACGAAGCTTCCAGGAAGGAGTTTGTGATCGGGACCAACCCCGACAGTCTGATGCCTCTGTGGTGGGACGGATCGGAGCCTCTATGGGTCACCATGCAAAAACTGGGGAAGAAGGTGTTCATGTACTATTGGCCCG GCTGCGAGGTGGAGATTCTGAGGGTCCGTCCAGCATTCTGTGAGAAATACGTCTACAATCCATCGGAAAAAAACCTCACAGACTCTATAGAGAATGCTCTCAATGTCATCAG gtcagGCCAGGCGGGCATGTCAGCAATATATTATGAGAAAATCGATGTGGAGGGCCATCACTTCGGTCCAGACTCTCCTCAGGTCAGGGCAGCTGTGCACCAGCTGGATCTTGCCATCCAAACACTCAACAGGAAGATCAAA GAGAAGAACATGGTGGACCAGCTGAACGTCATGCTGTTTTCAGACCACGGTATGACGAAGATCCAGTGGATGGAGAAGGTCATAGAGCTGGACAAGTTCATCAACATGTCTGCCATCGCTAAGATGATGGACAGAGGGCCGGTGGTCAGTCTGTGGCCCCACCATAACATGCACCAAGAG gTGTATGCTGCGTTGTCCCAGGTCCCCAACATGCGAGTCTATGGCAAAGAGGAGATCCCTGAACGTTTCCACTTTAAAGGAGGGAGGTTCGTTCCCCCCCTGACGCTGGTGGCTGAACCGGGCTGGTTCATCGCTCAG AACAAAGCCATGCTCCCATACTGGCAAAACGACACTGGAGAGGCCTCAGCATGGCAAAATGGTTGGCATGGTTACGACAATGAGTTCCTCGACATGAGAGGCTTCTTCTTGGCTTCAGGACCTG ACTTCAAGCGGAATGTTCGAGCGGCTCCCATTCGGGCGGTGGATGTCTACAACGTGATGTGCTGGACGTTGGGAGTGAAACCGTTGCCCAATAATGGCTCCTGGTCTAGGGTGGAGTACTTCCTGAACGGCTCTGATGGTCCGTCCAAGCCCATGACCCTCTGCTGTATGGGTTTGTTAGGGATCCTGCTTGCACTTTGGAACTAA